From a single Acidobacteriota bacterium genomic region:
- the arfB gene encoding alternative ribosome rescue aminoacyl-tRNA hydrolase ArfB: protein MIEINSNLSIPESEISFKASRSGGPGGQNVNKVSTKMTLSFDVEASSSLSDAQRKRIRHRLGNRISKEGLLLIESQEHRSQHANRQAALVRFANLMAAALKKRKPRKKTRISKAAQERRLKEKSRRAEIKKLRQNPNP from the coding sequence ATGATCGAGATCAACTCCAATCTGAGCATCCCCGAAAGCGAGATCAGCTTCAAGGCCTCTCGAAGCGGGGGGCCGGGGGGCCAAAACGTCAACAAGGTCAGCACTAAGATGACCCTGTCCTTCGACGTTGAAGCCTCCTCGTCTCTGAGCGATGCCCAGCGCAAGCGCATCCGTCACCGGCTGGGCAACCGCATCAGCAAGGAAGGCCTGCTGCTGATCGAGAGTCAAGAGCACCGCAGCCAGCACGCCAACCGTCAGGCCGCCCTCGTCCGCTTCGCCAATCTCATGGCCGCCGCCCTCAAGAAGCGCAAGCCGCGCAAGAAGACCCGCATCAGCAAGGCGGCTCAGGAAAGACGGCTGAAAGAGAAGTCCCGCCGCGCC